A single Phaenicophaeus curvirostris isolate KB17595 chromosome 26, BPBGC_Pcur_1.0, whole genome shotgun sequence DNA region contains:
- the DNAJC7 gene encoding dnaJ homolog subfamily C member 7: MAAAAECDVVMAAPGAPGEPHGEEEARREAESFKEQGNAYYAKKDYNEAYNYYTKAIDTCPNNASYYGNRAATLMMLGRFREALGDAQQSVRLDDTFVRGHLREGKCHLSLGNAMAASRCFQRVLELDHKNTQAQQELKNASTVLEYEKIAEVDFEKRDFRKVVFCMDRALEFAPACHRFKILKAECLALLGRYPEAQSVASDILRMDSTNADALYVRGLCLYYEDCIEKAVQFFVQALRMAPDHEKACLACRNAKALKAKKEDGNKAFKEGNYKLAYELYTEALGIDPNNIKTNAKLYCNRGTVNSKLRKFEEAIDDCTNAVKLDDTYIKAYLRRAQCYMDTEQYEDAARDYEKVYQTEKTKEHKQLLKNAQVELKKSRRKDYYKILGVDKNASEDEIKKAYRKRALMHHPDRHSGASAEVQKEEEKKFKEVGEAFTILSDPKKKARYDSGQDLEEDGLNMGDFDANNIFKAFFGGPGGFSFEASGPGNFFFQFG; the protein is encoded by the exons atggcggcggcggccgagTGCGATGTGGTGATGGCGGCCCCCGGCGCGCCCGGCGAGCCCCACGGCGAGGAGGAGGCCAGGCG AGAAGCAGAGTCATTCAAGGAACAAGGAAACGCATACTACGCCAAGAAAGATTACAACGAAGCGTACAACTATTACACAAAAGCCATAG ATACCTGTCCTAACAATGCCAGTTATTATGGTAACAGAGCTGCTACACTCATGATGTTGGGGAGATTCCGAGAAGCCCTTGGAGATGCTCAACAGTCTGTCAGATTGGATGATACCTTCGTAAGG GGCCATCTACGGGAAGGGAAGTGCCATCTTTCCCTAGGGAATGCTATGGCTGCCAGCCGCTGCTTTCAGAGGGTTTTAGAACTGGATCATAAGAATACCCAGGCACAGCAAGAG CTGAAGAACGCCAGTACTGTGCTTGAGTATGAAAAAATAGCTGAAGTGGATTTTGAGAAACGGGATTTCAGGAAG GTTGTGTTTTGCATGGATCGTGCTTTGGAGTTTGCTCCTGCTTGTCACCGGTTCAAAATCCTCAAGGCTGAATGTTTAGCGTTACTGGGTCGCTACCCAGAAGCACAGTCTGTAGCAAG TGACATCTTACGAATGGACTCAACAAACGCAGATGCTCTGTATGTCCGTGGTCTCTGCCTTTATTATGAGGACTGTATTGAGAAGGCAGTGCAGTTCTTTGTCCAAGCACTCAGAATGGCTCCTGATCACGAGAAAGCATGTCTTGCCTGCCGT aatgcCAAAGCacttaaagcaaagaaagaagatgGGAATAAAGCATTCAAAGAAGGAAACTACAAACTAGCATATGAACTCTACACAGAGGCACTAGGAATAGACCCAAATAATATAAAAACAAATGCCAAACTCTACTGCAACCGAGGGACGGTCAATTCAAAG CTTAGAAAATTTGAAGAAGCAATAGATGACTGCACGAATGCAGTAAAACTGGACGACACGTATATCAAAGCGTACTTGAGGAGAGCACAGTG TTACATGGACACAGAACAATATGAAGATGCTGCAAGAGACTACGAAAAGGTTTatcagacagaaaaaacaaaag AACACAAGCAGCTTCTAAAGAACGCACAAGTGGAGCTGAAAAAGAGCAGACGGAAAGACTACTATAAAATCCTTGGGGTTGACAAAAATGCCTCTGAAGATGAGATCAAGAAGGCTTACAGGAAAAGAGCACTAATGCATCATCCAG ACCGACACAGTGGGGCAAGTGCAGAAgtgcagaaggaagaggagaagaaatttAAGGAGGTTGGTGAAGCCTTTACCATCCTGTCCGATCCCAAGAAGAAGGCCCGCTACGACAGCGGGCAGGACCTAGAAGAAGATGGATTGAACATGGGAG ACTTTGATGCAAATAACATCTTCAAGGCCTTCTTTGGTGGGCCAGGTGGCTTCAGTTTTGAAG